In bacterium, the genomic window TTCTGAATGAAGCACTGCACTGAGTCCTGTTCTGGGGAGCTCTGGAAGTACCTGTGCGCGAAGCGAGTGCCCGCAAGTGGGGGTAACCCACTGGTGAGACTGATTGAACTGCCGACCGAGCGAAAAGGAGCCGCCGACTCAAATCGAGTCAGCGGCAGCAGACAACTCAAACGAAAGCGAGACAGCTAACGCACAGCTTGACTGCCATACCTGCCTTTGCGACTTTGGGGGCAGGGGACACGTCCACGGAGCGCCGCGTAGAACGCGTCGCGGATGTGTCCCCAGCGCGGGCGACACTGAGGGGTCGAGACCCCTGACCTCTTTGACCTTGGTCTCCATCGCGTACAACCGGGAAATAGCTGCCTCGTAACGCGCGGCCATGTCTTCGTGGAGGTCGCCAGGCGTAGCTAACACACGACCGTTGTTGCACTTTACCTTGTGTCGTTCGGCTCTCTTCTTCGGATCATTCATGACCTTCCTCCAGTCGCCTTCCTCCTGCAGCAACGCCATCATCACAAGTCAGGTTAGAGGCTTACCCTTCCGTTATCAGCAGACGTAACCTACTGGCTTTTAAGATGATAACCAGCATGCAGCACAGTTGGCATCAGCACTCCGTAAGTCAGTCCCCCAGTCAATCCCCGAGTCACTCCCCCAGTGACTCCCCCAGTCACTCACCCAGTCACTTACCGAGTGACCTACCGAGTGATTTGCCCGGTGACTTACCGACTTACTTAGTAAGTGACATACCGAGTTACTTGCCGAGTGAGTTGCCGAGTGACTTACTGAGTGAGACGGTAAGCCACTTGCCCGGTGACTTGGCAAGTGACCCTCCGAGTCACTTGCCGAATGACTTGCTGAGTGACTTCCCGAGTAGTTCGCCGAGTGATTGGGCCAGTGCTGTCGGTGTCGATGAGCAGGAATGTATCGAAGACGGTATCCGCCGACCTGAGGACAGGCCACTGAAGCGTGAAACGGATCCCAGCGGCGGTCGGGCCTGCGGGCCGGTCCGGGCCGGTCAGCGGTAGAGCAGAATTCCGCCCTTGTCGAACCTGCGACGTGATGCAGTTCCGCGCTGACCTCCTTGACGCCTCCGGGCCGGAGAAATACAATCAGCGGGTGAACTCGTCTGTGGCCCGGGCCGACGCAACCTGTCCCAGGCAAGAAGAATGAGGCCCGAAGCCGTCCGGCGTCCCACTTCGTCATTCTCGAAGACAATCCTTCTCGTTTGCCTCGCAGTCGCCCTGCTTCCTTCTGCCTGCCGCCGGAGCCAATCCGCGGTGCGGAAAGAGACGCGCCTGATGATGGACACTTATGTCACGATTCAGGCGGTCGGGCCGGCATCGAGGGCCGACAAGGCTATTGATGCCGCCTTTGCCCGGCTTGATGAGGTCAGCCGCAAGTTCAATCATTTGGACAGCGCGAGCCCGCTGTACGCGTTCAATGAGCGGAACGTCCCGATTACCGACCGGGAAATCATCCACGTGCTCGCGACGGCTCAGCGCATCAGCGTTCTCTCCGGCGGGGCGTTCGACGTGACGGTCGAGCCCCTGGTTCGACTTTGGGGCTTCTATGGCGACCATCCGGCCCTGCCGTCGCAGCGGCAGATTGACTCCTGCCTGAAGTTCGTCGGGTATCAGAACCTTGTCATCGACAGCGGCCGGGTGACCAAGCGCAACTCGGCGACCCGCATTGACCTCGGCGGCATCGCCAAAGGCTTCGGCCTGGTCGAGGCCGCGCGCGTGTTGCGGCAGGCGGGAGTAGATTCGGCGCTCATCGACCTTGGCGGCGATATCTACGCCATCGGCAGGAAGGGAGACCAACCGTGGAGGGTGGGCATCCGCAACCCAAGAGGCGATGGCGTAGTCGGCATCGTCCCGCTCACCGACATGGCCGCAGTGACTTCAGGCGACTACGAACGGTACTTCTGGGGCCCGCCGGGGGAAGGCTCGGGACACGATCCCGATTCCTCGCGGGAATCTGGTCGTGTCCCTCGCGACAGCGTCCGCTACTGCCACATCATAGACCCGCACACCGGCTGGCCCGCGCGCGGCTACTGCAGTGCGACCGTGCTGATGCGGGACCCGCTACTGGCGCAAGGCTTTGCCAAGGTGCTGTTTATCCTCGGGCCCGATGCGCTCAAGCTCTGCGACAGCGCCGGGTATGTTGACTGGCTGCTGATAACCGACAGCATGAAAGCGATAACGTCCGAAGGATTGAAGGGCTCCGTGAATCCGAGCCTTGTTGGCGCTTCAGCGTGTGAGAAACCGGATTCCCGTTAGGCTTCCGGCAGGGCGGCATGCCCAATAGCAGAACAGCGGCGCGAGAGCGCCGCCGCTGAACTTTCAACCGCTTCTATTTCAGATACTTACCCGGGTCAGCCGCAAACTCGGCCTTGCAGCTTGCCGCGCAGAAGTAGTACGTCTTGCCCTTGTAGTCGTAGCTGCAGGCGGCGTTTTCCTTGGTTACTGTCATCCCGCACACCGGGTCTAGGTTTCCCTCTTTGCTGTCGTGCTCATGGTTCATGCTTACCTCCGTCTTATTCGACCACCCTGAGCGGCTTCCGGTTCACGCGGACTGGTGTTCCGCGAGCCAGCGCTTGACCTCGGGCAGCCAGGCGGTCTTGATGTCGGCCGCGACCCAGCGGCCCACGATGTCATTCCCGTCGGTGGCGACCACCAGCGGCGGGGTATCTGTCCAATCATACCACGCGAAGTCGGCCAGATTCTCGGGTGTAGCAGCAGTCCCTTCGACGTACCTGACTTCAGGCGTGACGCCGGCCCGGCTCAACACGTCCTGGGCCTTCTTGCAGAGCTCACAATTCTCTTTAGCAAAAACCTGAAAATTCAACTTGTCCTCCGGTTGTGCAACGAGATTGAAAGTTACTCCCCCTGCGGGCGAAATCAATAGTCTTTATCCCGTAAGTCCGTCAACCGCGTCCCACCCGCAAGCCGACGTCCGCCGCTCTTGTATCCGCCTCCGCCTGAAGCCGCCTTTCAAGACGACCTTCAGAGTATGCCAATCTCTTGACGCCGCCGATGGCGGCGACGGGGGATGGACTCAGGCCTGGCAGCTTGACCCCGCCGTCACGGCGCCCTAGAATCAGCCCGTGAACTGTCTGAGGCGCGGAATCCCCGATGCTCGCCTCTGTCGCGGGTGCGGCAAGCGGGTCTGAGAGGTGAACCGGTCTCCGCTCGCTGCCGCTTCGGCCCTGCTCGCCTCGGCGCTGGTCTTGTCCGCCGCAGTGGGAAGCCTCTTTGGGCTTGAGCCGGAGCAGCGGCTCGTCGGTTCGGCCTGGTTTCTTGCCGGAGCCGGCATTGTGGCGCTCGCCAGCCTCCTTGCGGCGGTCGCCGCTGTCTCGCGACGTTCCTGGTCAGGTGTACTCCAGCACATCGGACTCGTAGTCGCGCTCACCGGTGTCGCCGTCAACCAGAAAGCCGCCCACAGTGATTTTCTCTTCCTGGAACAGGGGGCCGGGGCAAGCAACTTCGCTTTGGGCCATGACTTGCGCCGGGTGGAAGAGTTACCCGTGCCGCTTGCCCTGGACTCGCTGACATCGCTCAGCGCGAAGGCATTCCGGCCCGCCCCGGTCGCATGGGTTACCGTCGCCGATGGGCGTTCCCGCCCGGTGACCTACAACCGTCCACTGAAGGTAGCCGGCAGGCAGGTACTCCTCTCGCTGACTGTGGCGCCGGGATTCCTCAGCGAGTACGAGATCACGTTGGACGGAGCCGAGTATTTGTTACTGCACAACCAGTCGGTCGAGCCCTCACCCGGACTCCGCCTCTGGAGCTTCGCCTTTGACGCGGCTGCGAACAAGGTTGGCCTGATGGTCGGCAATGAACAGCAGTGGCTCGGAACGGGCGACAGCGCGCTGGTCGGTGGTAGAATGTTGAGGCTCAGGTCCGCGACCTTTGCCGCAAGTCCCGGCGCGATCTTCATCGTTAGCGACACCCGATACCGGTTCCCCATCTTCATCGGCCTGGGATTCGTGCTGCTCGGGCTGCTGCCCCCGCTGTTCAGAAGGGAAAGACCGTGACCGGCCCTGCGCTCCTCTTTGCCGCGCTTGCCGCGTACGTGGTCGCCGCGGTTGCGGCCGGAATCGCCCGGAGCCGGCATCAGGCCGGACTGTTGTCCGGCGCAAGCGTGGCCGCCTCAGCAGTCGGCCTGTGCCTGCAGCTCGCCTTCACGACAGCACGCACGGTCGCGGTCGGCTTCCTGCCGTTCGCCTCTCGATTCGAGTCGATGGCCTTGTTCGCGCTCGTGTCGCAGGCGACGGGGCTGGTCGTCTATCTCGCGACTCGACGGCTTTCGGCCAAGCTCGGCACTGACGCGGTCAGCGTCCTGCTGCTACTCGGGACGTTGATGCCACACGGGTTCTCCCCGGGCGGCGGCCTTAATCCGATTCTCAATAGCCCGTGGTTCGCGTTCCACATCGCGGTAGCATTCGGCGGCTACGGCTGTTTCACCGCCGGTCTCGCCTGGTGCATCGCGTGGCTCTTTGACCGCAAGCTCGACCTCAACCCGACGGTGCCGCGCCGGCTCGCTCTCGCCGGTCTGCTGCTGCTCGGGGCCGGTATCCTGACCGGCGCGATGTGGGCCGACTCCTCGTGGGGCACCTACTGGAGCTGGGACCCCAAGGAATCCTGGGCACTGCTCACGTGGACACTGATGGCGGCCTGGCTGCACCTGAGTGGCAATAGACCACGGCGCTGGGCAGCGGCGCTCGGTTTCGGTCTGGTCTTTGCCGCAATGTTGTTCACGTTCATCGGCATCAACCTGTTGAGCTGGGGCCTGCACCGGTACTAGGACGAATCCGAGCCGAGGTCAGAATACGGACCCGCGACCACCGATAATTGGCAGCGCCCGCCATTTGACCTCTGCCCCGGCGAGTGCTATCCTACGCCTGAACGTGAAAGAAGCGCTTGAGCGAACCCTGCGCGGCCTCGGCCGTCCCTATGAGCGCCTGCTCGAACTCAAGGGAGCACGCCGGCTGTTTTTGGTCGGCGGCACGATTCGTGACATCATCCTCGGCCGCGAGCCGACCGACTTCGACTTCGCGGTGTCGGGCTCCGGGCTCGAGTTCGCGACTGCCTTTGCGCGCAAGGTCCACGGCAGTCTGGTCGTCCTCTCCGAACCCGACGACGAAGCCCGGGTCGTCTATCAACGGGACCTGACCTTCGACTTCAACGGCTTCGGCGGCCGGGCAATCGAGGACGACATCCGTCGCCGCGACTTCACGGCCAATGCCCTTGCGGTCGAAATCCTGCCCGACGGCGTCGACGACCTGTTGGATATCGTCGCCGGCCGAAGAGACATCACGGAACGACTGCTGCGGCCGGTGTCTGCCGATTCGCTCAAGCTCGACCCGCTCCGACTGCTCCGCGCCATCCGCATTGCGCTGGAGCTCGACTTCCGCATTGATGAAACGGTATTCGACCTCGGCCGAAATGTCTCGCTCAAACAGACGGCGCCGGAGCGCATCGGCGCGGAACTGCTCCGGATAATGGAATGCCCCGGCTCCTACACCTTCATCCGGAAGCTGGTCGACCTCGGCCGGCTGCAGGACATCCTGCCCGAGCTCGTGCCGCTGCTCGAGGACGAGGACCTGCGCGAGCACTCACTCCGCACCTACTACAAGATTGAGGAAATCGTCACCGACGACTCCTTCTTCCGCCGCTTCGACCCGGAATGGACCGCGTACTTTGAAAGATGGGGTCTAGGGGCCGAGGATTCAAGGATTCCAGTGGCCCAACCCGCCGAGTCTTCAGATGCCGGGGCCGCCTCACTCGACCCCTCGAATCCTCGAATCCTGGAATCCTCTCCTTTGCCTTTCCGCCGCGGCCTGCTCAAGCTCGCCGGCCTGCTGCACGACACTGCCAAGCCCGAAACCCGGTTCATCAATGTCCAAGGCGAGATGCACTTCTATGGCCACGACAGCCTCGGCGCGCGGGCCGCGAACCGTATGGGTCGCGACCGCCTGCGCCTGTCCCGCGCCCAGACCGCCATGCTTTCAACACTAGTTGCCGAGCACATGCGGCTTCACCTGCTCGCCACCGCGCCCGACCTCACTGACCGCGCGGTACGCCGCTTCTTCCGCGACCTCGGCGAAGAGGCGTTCGGCCTGATGATTCTCTGCTTTGCCGACGGCTGGGCGACTGCCGGCCGTACCGGGCATCTGGAAGACACGATAACGCGAATGACTGACCAGCGCCGGGCCGAGGCCGCGAAGCTCAAGGTCAAA contains:
- a CDS encoding FAD:protein FMN transferase translates to MRKETRLMMDTYVTIQAVGPASRADKAIDAAFARLDEVSRKFNHLDSASPLYAFNERNVPITDREIIHVLATAQRISVLSGGAFDVTVEPLVRLWGFYGDHPALPSQRQIDSCLKFVGYQNLVIDSGRVTKRNSATRIDLGGIAKGFGLVEAARVLRQAGVDSALIDLGGDIYAIGRKGDQPWRVGIRNPRGDGVVGIVPLTDMAAVTSGDYERYFWGPPGEGSGHDPDSSRESGRVPRDSVRYCHIIDPHTGWPARGYCSATVLMRDPLLAQGFAKVLFILGPDALKLCDSAGYVDWLLITDSMKAITSEGLKGSVNPSLVGASACEKPDSR
- a CDS encoding YHS domain-containing protein is translated as MNHEHDSKEGNLDPVCGMTVTKENAACSYDYKGKTYYFCAASCKAEFAADPGKYLK
- the ccsA gene encoding cytochrome c biogenesis protein CcsA, producing the protein MTGPALLFAALAAYVVAAVAAGIARSRHQAGLLSGASVAASAVGLCLQLAFTTARTVAVGFLPFASRFESMALFALVSQATGLVVYLATRRLSAKLGTDAVSVLLLLGTLMPHGFSPGGGLNPILNSPWFAFHIAVAFGGYGCFTAGLAWCIAWLFDRKLDLNPTVPRRLALAGLLLLGAGILTGAMWADSSWGTYWSWDPKESWALLTWTLMAAWLHLSGNRPRRWAAALGFGLVFAAMLFTFIGINLLSWGLHRY
- a CDS encoding glutaredoxin domain-containing protein, translating into MNFQVFAKENCELCKKAQDVLSRAGVTPEVRYVEGTAATPENLADFAWYDWTDTPPLVVATDGNDIVGRWVAADIKTAWLPEVKRWLAEHQSA
- a CDS encoding HD domain-containing protein, with the translated sequence MKEALERTLRGLGRPYERLLELKGARRLFLVGGTIRDIILGREPTDFDFAVSGSGLEFATAFARKVHGSLVVLSEPDDEARVVYQRDLTFDFNGFGGRAIEDDIRRRDFTANALAVEILPDGVDDLLDIVAGRRDITERLLRPVSADSLKLDPLRLLRAIRIALELDFRIDETVFDLGRNVSLKQTAPERIGAELLRIMECPGSYTFIRKLVDLGRLQDILPELVPLLEDEDLREHSLRTYYKIEEIVTDDSFFRRFDPEWTAYFERWGLGAEDSRIPVAQPAESSDAGAASLDPSNPRILESSPLPFRRGLLKLAGLLHDTAKPETRFINVQGEMHFYGHDSLGARAANRMGRDRLRLSRAQTAMLSTLVAEHMRLHLLATAPDLTDRAVRRFFRDLGEEAFGLMILCFADGWATAGRTGHLEDTITRMTDQRRAEAAKLKVKRFVTGNELIALGLKPGPVFKVILQELEDLQLEGVISSTEQGLDYLKAHLPGLLAGKPE